The DNA segment TTTGATGCCGCTCGCCTTTGCCGGCCATGCCGGCGCCAACCTGCTGCTGACGGGCGCGCCGAAGAACATCCTGGTCTCCGAGGCGCTGGAGGATGCGGGCCTGCCGGGCTTCGCCTTCGCCGAGTTCGCGCTGGTCGGCCTGCCGCTGCTCGCCGGGACGATGGCGATCATCCTGCTCCTGGGCAAGCGCCTGCTGCCGCGCGAGAGCGGCGCCCGGCTGCCGGCCGATTTCAGCCGCCACGCCCATACGCTGGTCGAGCATTACGGCCTGAGCGACGGCATCCACCGCCTGCGCGTGCGCGCGGGCTCGGCTTATGTCGGCGCCGCGGCGGATGCGGTCGATCCCGGCCAGCCCGGGCGGGTTGCGCTGATGGCGGTGCAGGCGGGCGCCTCCGGCGCGCCGCTCAAGGGCCGGGCGATCGCGGAGGGCGACTATCTGCTGCTGCGCGGCGAGGCCGAGGCGGTCGCGGCGCTGGCGGCCAAGATGCATCTTTCCCTGCGCGAGGAGGGCGCGCAGCCGGGCCTGTTCAGCCGCCGCTCCGGCCTCGCCGAGGTGGTGATCCCGCCGCGCTCGGCCCTGATCGGGCGAGCGGTCTTCCCGGGTATCGTGACCGACAGCGGCGACCTCGTCGTGCTGGCCGTCCAGCGCGGCGGCATCGACCTCGAGCCGGGCGAGACGCTCGCCGCCGGCGACACCGTGCTGGTCGAGGGAAGCTGGGAGGCGCTCGACCTGCGCCTCGACAACCCCGACGTGCTCGTCGTCAACTCGCCCGACCTCGTCAGGCGCCAGGCGGTGCCGCTGGGTATCGGCGCCGGCGTCACGCTTACGGTGCTCGCCTGCGTCGTCGTCATGCTCGCGAGCGGCATCGTGCCGCCGGCGGTGGCCGGGATGCTCGGCGCCGGCGCGCTGATCTTCACCCGCATCATGAGCGTGGACGAGGCCTATCGCGCGATCAACTGGACGACCGTGATCCTGATCGCGGCGATGATGCCGCTCTCGACGGCCATGGTGCAGTCGGGCGCGGCCAAGGTCGTGGCCGACCTGCTCGTGGCGGCGACCGGCGGCGCCGGTCCCTTCGTCTTCCTCGGCGGGCTTTACGTGCTGACGGCCTGCCTCGGCCAGGTGATGAGCAACACGGCGACGACGCTGCTCGTCATCCCGATCGCCATGGCCGCCGCCGCGGGCCTGGGCGTCTCGCCGCGCCCGGTGCTGATGAGCCTGTGCATCGCCGGCTCCGCCTCGTTCCTGACGCCGATCGCGACCGCGACGAACATGATGGTAATGGGGCCGGGCGGCTACAATTTCGCGAGCTACTGGAAGCTCGGCACGCCGCTGATGCTCTGGTTCTTCGTCATGGCCGTGTTCTATGTGCCGCTGATCTGGCGCTTCTGATCTCCATCCGTATCGTTCCGGCAGGCAACATGATTCGACAGCTTCCCCTCCTCCCGCTGCGCTGGGTCCGCAACCTCTCCGGCCTCGGGCTCGTGCTGGGGACCTTCCTGTTCGCCGCCTCGCTGACGCCGACCCTGGTCCCGCGCACGGCCATGACCCAGGGGGTTCTCGCCGGGGTCTGCTTCGCCGTCGGCTACGGGCTCGGCACCGCCTGCAACTGGCTGTGGGCCTATCTCGAGATGCCCAAGGCCAGCGAGCGGGTGCGCCGCATCGGCAACATCGCCGCGCTTTGCATCTGCCTGCCGGTCGTGGTGATCTTCCTGGCGAAGACGACGGAATGGCAGAATTCGATCCGCGCGGTGATGGCGATGGAGCCGATCACCAGCGCCCTTCCGATCCAGATCAGCCTGATCGCGCTCATAAGCTTCGCGGCGCTCCTGATGCTCGGGCGGCTGTTCGGCTTCGTGACCCGCTTCCTGGCGCAACGGCTGTTGCGCTTCATGCCACGGCGCGTCGCCCTCGTCGCCGGGCTGACGATCACCACGGTGCTGGTATGGACGCTCTCCAACGGCTTCCTGGTCCGCATCACCTTCCACGTGCTCGATTCCTCCTTCCGCGCGCGCGACGCCCTGATCGAGCCGGCGAGCCCGCAGCCGGCGGATCCGCTGCAATCGGGCTCCTCCGCCTCGCTGGTGAAGTGGCAGGAGCTGGGCCGCGCGGGCCGGGAGTTCGTCGCCGCGCGGCCGGCCGCCGCCGAGATCACGGCGCTGACGGGCCGGCCGGCGCTGCAGCCGATCCGGCTCTATGTCGGCCTGCGCGCCGCCGATACCGCCGAGGAGCGGGCGCGGCTGGCGCTGGAGGAGATGAAGCGCGTCGGCGCCTTCGAGCGCGCGATCCTGGTGGTGATCACGCCGACCGGGACGGGCTGGGTCGATCCTTCCGCGATCAGCCCGATCGAGTATCTCGCCGATGGCGATATCGCGAGCGTGGCGCTGCAATATTCCTATCTGTCGAGCCCGCTTTCGCTGCTCGCCCAGCCCGAGCACGGCTCGGAAGCGGCGCGCGCCCTCTTCGTCGAGGTCTATCGCTACTGGACCGGGCTGCCCAGGGAACGCCGGCCGCGGCTCTATCTGCACGGCCTGAGCCTGGGCGCGATGAATTCCGAGCGCTCCGTCGAATTGCTCGACATGATCGGCGATCCCGTCGACGGCGCCTTGTGGAGCGGCCCGCCCTTCGGCAGCCGCATCTGGCGCGGCATCATGGACCGGCGCAATCCGGGCTCGCCCGCCTGGCTCCCGGTCTACCGGGACAGCCGCTTCGTCCGCTTCATGAACCAGGACGGCCCGAGCGTTCCGCCCGAGACGCCCTGGGGCATCATGCGGGTGGTCTATCTGCAATATGCCAGCGACGCGGTGACCTTCTTCGACCAGAACGCCTTCTTCCGCCCGCCGCCCTGGCTCTCCCCGGTGCGCGGCCGCGACGTGTCGCCGGAGTTCCGCTGGTATCCCATCGTCACCGGCCTTCAGCTCGCGCTCGACATGGCTGTCGCGACGCAGATACCGATGGGCTACGGCCA comes from the Bosea sp. (in: a-proteobacteria) genome and includes:
- a CDS encoding SLC13 family permease encodes the protein MTPIHSTALVIVATIVLFTWNRLPVVVVAIGAALALWATGTVTLEQAFAGFGDRATLFVASLFIISAALEKTGITAWAGQYLIARAGSGQTRLLVIMMAACAGLSALITGSGAVAALMPVAVMAAVRLRQSPAQLLMPLAFAGHAGANLLLTGAPKNILVSEALEDAGLPGFAFAEFALVGLPLLAGTMAIILLLGKRLLPRESGARLPADFSRHAHTLVEHYGLSDGIHRLRVRAGSAYVGAAADAVDPGQPGRVALMAVQAGASGAPLKGRAIAEGDYLLLRGEAEAVAALAAKMHLSLREEGAQPGLFSRRSGLAEVVIPPRSALIGRAVFPGIVTDSGDLVVLAVQRGGIDLEPGETLAAGDTVLVEGSWEALDLRLDNPDVLVVNSPDLVRRQAVPLGIGAGVTLTVLACVVVMLASGIVPPAVAGMLGAGALIFTRIMSVDEAYRAINWTTVILIAAMMPLSTAMVQSGAAKVVADLLVAATGGAGPFVFLGGLYVLTACLGQVMSNTATTLLVIPIAMAAAAGLGVSPRPVLMSLCIAGSASFLTPIATATNMMVMGPGGYNFASYWKLGTPLMLWFFVMAVFYVPLIWRF
- a CDS encoding alpha/beta-hydrolase family protein, with amino-acid sequence MIRQLPLLPLRWVRNLSGLGLVLGTFLFAASLTPTLVPRTAMTQGVLAGVCFAVGYGLGTACNWLWAYLEMPKASERVRRIGNIAALCICLPVVVIFLAKTTEWQNSIRAVMAMEPITSALPIQISLIALISFAALLMLGRLFGFVTRFLAQRLLRFMPRRVALVAGLTITTVLVWTLSNGFLVRITFHVLDSSFRARDALIEPASPQPADPLQSGSSASLVKWQELGRAGREFVAARPAAAEITALTGRPALQPIRLYVGLRAADTAEERARLALEEMKRVGAFERAILVVITPTGTGWVDPSAISPIEYLADGDIASVALQYSYLSSPLSLLAQPEHGSEAARALFVEVYRYWTGLPRERRPRLYLHGLSLGAMNSERSVELLDMIGDPVDGALWSGPPFGSRIWRGIMDRRNPGSPAWLPVYRDSRFVRFMNQDGPSVPPETPWGIMRVVYLQYASDAVTFFDQNAFFRPPPWLSPVRGRDVSPEFRWYPIVTGLQLALDMAVATQIPMGYGHVYAPQHYVEAWVAVAGIQTWPQQQIAALKRLLRERAGQGTGDAEGKESAYHNRGG